The proteins below come from a single Kitasatospora sp. NBC_00315 genomic window:
- a CDS encoding carbohydrate ABC transporter permease, with protein MSTTTARKGRSPRRNRHSTALTVAMGLMLLYAFLPLVWLLLASTKDSKSLLSSFGLWFGDGFHLFTNIHDVLTYDDGIYVRWFGNTLLYAVVGAGGAAVIATAGGYALAKYRFRGRNAVFALVLGAITIPGTALAVPTYLLFSKVGLVDSPWAVLLPSMVSPFGLYLMRVYAQDAVPDSVLEAARIDGAGELRTFFTISLRLLGPGFVTVLLFSLVATWNNYFLPLIVLSDPKWFPLTVGLNQWNSFATGAAGSGATTTGFYPLIVTGSVLAIVPLVVAFLFLQRFWQSGLASGSVKQ; from the coding sequence ATGAGCACGACGACCGCCCGCAAGGGCCGCTCCCCCCGGCGGAACCGCCACAGCACCGCCCTGACCGTCGCCATGGGCCTGATGCTGCTCTACGCCTTCCTCCCCCTGGTGTGGCTCCTGCTCGCGAGCACCAAGGACAGCAAGTCCCTGCTGAGCAGCTTCGGCCTGTGGTTCGGCGACGGGTTCCACCTCTTCACCAACATCCACGACGTGCTGACCTACGACGACGGCATCTACGTGCGATGGTTCGGCAACACCCTGCTGTACGCGGTCGTGGGCGCCGGCGGAGCCGCCGTCATCGCGACCGCCGGCGGGTACGCGCTGGCCAAGTACCGCTTCCGCGGCCGCAACGCGGTGTTCGCCCTGGTCCTCGGCGCCATCACCATCCCCGGCACCGCCCTGGCCGTTCCGACCTACCTGCTGTTCAGCAAGGTCGGCCTGGTGGACAGCCCCTGGGCCGTGCTGCTGCCCTCGATGGTCAGCCCCTTCGGCCTGTACCTGATGCGCGTCTACGCACAGGACGCGGTACCCGACTCCGTCCTGGAGGCCGCCCGGATCGACGGCGCCGGCGAGCTGCGCACCTTCTTCACCATCTCGCTGCGCCTGCTCGGCCCGGGCTTCGTCACCGTCCTCCTGTTCTCCCTCGTGGCGACCTGGAACAACTACTTCCTGCCCCTGATCGTGCTCAGCGACCCGAAGTGGTTCCCGCTCACCGTCGGCCTCAACCAGTGGAACAGCTTCGCGACCGGCGCGGCCGGCAGCGGTGCCACGACCACGGGGTTCTACCCGCTGATCGTCACCGGGAGCGTCCTGGCGATCGTGCCGCTGGTGGTCGCGTTCCTCTTCCTCCAGCGGTTCTGGCAGTCCGGACTGGCCTCCGGCAGCGTCAAGCAGTAG
- a CDS encoding carbohydrate ABC transporter permease produces the protein MRTLSPPSAQSSGNSAPPSRRPSRRRSSTAGNGRFGYVLLSPFLLVFVIGIVGPLVYAVYLSFFRERLIGGNTFVGFENYARALGDHLLMAGLWRVALFLAVQVPVMLAISLLAALAIDSGRLRWAALFRIGIFIPYAVPAVVASLMWGYLYGDNFGLVGQLGRAVGVQVPHLLDQSWMLASIGNVVTWEFVGYNMLILYAALRVIPEELYEAAAIDGAGEFRKAWSIKLPVLRPALLLATIFSIIGTFQLFNEPNIMQSLAPNVITTSYTPNMYAYNLAFNGQQFNYAAAVAVILGLVTAVVAYAVQSRATSREQAR, from the coding sequence GTGCGCACATTGTCACCACCCTCAGCGCAGAGCAGTGGGAACTCGGCCCCGCCGAGCCGCAGGCCGAGCCGCCGACGCTCCAGCACCGCAGGAAACGGCCGGTTCGGGTACGTGCTCCTGTCCCCCTTCCTGCTGGTCTTCGTGATCGGGATCGTCGGGCCGCTGGTCTACGCCGTCTACCTCAGCTTCTTCCGGGAGCGCCTGATCGGCGGCAACACCTTCGTCGGCTTCGAGAACTACGCCCGTGCGCTGGGGGACCACCTGCTGATGGCAGGGCTGTGGCGGGTCGCGCTCTTCCTTGCCGTCCAGGTGCCGGTCATGCTCGCCATCTCCCTCCTCGCGGCGCTCGCGATCGACAGCGGCAGGCTCCGCTGGGCCGCGCTCTTCCGGATCGGCATCTTCATCCCCTACGCCGTGCCGGCCGTGGTCGCCTCCCTCATGTGGGGCTACCTCTACGGCGACAACTTCGGCCTCGTCGGCCAGCTCGGCCGGGCCGTCGGAGTGCAGGTCCCGCACCTGCTCGACCAGTCCTGGATGCTCGCGTCCATCGGCAACGTCGTGACCTGGGAGTTCGTCGGCTACAACATGCTGATCCTCTACGCGGCCCTGCGCGTCATCCCGGAGGAGCTCTACGAGGCGGCCGCGATCGACGGCGCCGGCGAGTTCCGCAAGGCGTGGAGCATCAAGCTCCCCGTGCTGCGCCCCGCACTGCTGCTGGCCACGATCTTCTCGATCATCGGCACCTTCCAGCTCTTCAACGAGCCGAACATCATGCAGTCGCTCGCACCGAACGTGATCACCACCAGCTACACGCCCAACATGTACGCCTACAACCTGGCGTTCAACGGCCAGCAGTTCAACTACGCGGCAGCCGTCGCCGTGATCCTCGGCCTGGTCACCGCCGTGGTCGCCTACGCGGTGCAGTCCCGCGCCACCAGCAGGGAGCAGGCCCGATGA
- a CDS encoding LacI family DNA-binding transcriptional regulator, with translation MDHRGKPVDAEVDRPGPAAEGKRRPASQADVASLAGVSSQTVSRVANGRSNVEPETREKVLSAMRILGYQRNSAARALTLGRFHVLGVVMFDLSAHGNARTLAAISRAAQAAGYSVNIVCAEAQTEDAVQQAVRQLTDQAVDGLVVIEAQILDRPGFSVSTGVPVVVADGDPEHRFPAVDTDQAAGASAATQHLLDLGHRTVWHVGGPQDSYAARRRAAAWHATLKAAGAPVPALELGDWTAESGHRIGKVLAARPEVTAVFAANDHMALGLMLALREAGRRVPQDVSVVGFDDVPESAYFGPPLSTVRQDFEEVGRQCVALLLNQIDSHGGARTNQVITVSPELVVRASSGPCPGAARA, from the coding sequence ATGGATCACAGGGGGAAGCCCGTGGACGCGGAGGTCGACCGTCCCGGACCGGCTGCGGAGGGCAAGCGACGGCCCGCCTCGCAGGCCGATGTCGCCTCACTGGCGGGGGTGTCCTCCCAGACGGTCTCGCGGGTCGCCAACGGCCGCTCCAACGTGGAGCCGGAGACCCGCGAGAAGGTCCTGTCGGCGATGCGGATACTGGGCTACCAGCGCAACAGCGCGGCCCGCGCCCTCACCCTCGGGCGGTTCCACGTGCTCGGCGTGGTGATGTTCGACCTGAGTGCGCACGGCAACGCCCGCACGCTCGCCGCCATCTCCCGGGCCGCGCAGGCGGCCGGCTACTCGGTGAACATCGTGTGCGCCGAGGCACAGACCGAGGACGCGGTGCAGCAGGCCGTCCGCCAGTTGACCGACCAGGCGGTGGACGGCCTCGTCGTGATCGAGGCGCAGATCCTCGACCGGCCGGGCTTCAGCGTCTCCACCGGGGTGCCCGTGGTCGTCGCGGACGGCGACCCCGAGCACCGGTTCCCGGCCGTCGACACCGACCAGGCGGCCGGGGCGAGCGCCGCGACGCAGCACCTCCTCGACCTCGGGCACCGCACCGTCTGGCACGTCGGCGGCCCCCAGGACTCGTACGCCGCACGCCGCCGGGCCGCCGCCTGGCACGCCACCCTGAAGGCCGCGGGCGCTCCCGTCCCGGCGCTCGAACTGGGGGACTGGACCGCCGAGTCGGGCCACCGGATCGGCAAGGTGCTCGCGGCTCGCCCCGAGGTCACGGCCGTCTTCGCGGCGAACGACCACATGGCCCTCGGGCTCATGCTCGCGCTGCGTGAGGCGGGTCGCCGGGTGCCGCAGGACGTGAGCGTGGTGGGCTTCGACGACGTCCCCGAGTCGGCGTACTTCGGGCCGCCCCTCAGCACCGTCCGGCAGGACTTCGAGGAGGTGGGCCGCCAGTGTGTGGCCCTCCTGCTCAACCAGATCGACAGCCACGGCGGCGCACGGACCAATCAGGTCATCACCGTCTCTCCGGAGCTGGTGGTCCGCGCCAGCTCCGGGCCGTGCCCGGGTGCCGCGCGGGCGTGA